A stretch of Methanococcus voltae PS DNA encodes these proteins:
- a CDS encoding 30S ribosomal protein S19, producing MARQKKFSGKGGKRKKSTKQNVAPRRRVEFKYKGYTLEQLQEMPVKKFMEIIPSRQRRTMKRGITANQRKLVMKIKKARKLVNRGKEPRVIRTHCRDFVITPEMIGLSFGIYNGKAFKEVKLVEEAIGRFIGEFAPTRAVVQHGSPGMGATRGSMFVPIK from the coding sequence ATGGCCAGACAAAAAAAGTTTAGTGGAAAAGGCGGCAAAAGAAAAAAGTCAACTAAACAAAATGTGGCTCCTAGAAGAAGAGTAGAATTCAAATACAAAGGATACACATTAGAACAGTTGCAAGAAATGCCTGTAAAAAAATTCATGGAGATAATTCCTTCAAGACAAAGAAGAACTATGAAAAGAGGAATTACTGCAAACCAAAGAAAATTGGTTATGAAAATTAAAAAGGCAAGAAAACTCGTAAATAGAGGAAAAGAACCAAGAGTTATCAGAACACACTGCAGAGACTTTGTGATTACTCCTGAAATGATTGGTTTATCATTCGGTATTTACAACGGTAAAGCTTTCAAAGAAGTAAAATTAGTTGAAGAAGCTATTGGTAGATTCATTGGTGAATTTGCACCAACAAGAGCTGTAGTTCAACACGGTTCCCCAGGTATGGGTGCTACAAGAGGTTCAATGTTCGTACCTATTAAATAA